The genomic interval AATGTTCAAATGAACTATAAATGTTCCCCTATATTATTTGCGTATAGCAGCATGTTTTTGGCTCATGtccaaaaaaaatcatttcagcaTCCGATTTCAACATTTAGTAATATTGTTGAAATTAATATTAAGAATATTAGCAATGCGGCAATAGGGcccttttaaaatgtttttaggGACTCAGAATTGAATAAGTTAAACAAGATAAAGCGTCTCTATAGCGCCATACAGCATTCAGTATGCGTTTTGCGTTGGTATTGTTCTGTACATTAGAACAGTACATAGGAAGGCTGCTTTCTGATGTGTACGGGACTGAACTGTACGACGTCTGATTATACGTTGTCGTATCCGACGGCATCCCTATTCCGTAGGAAGAGTAGCCACTACCCATCATGCCTTGCGCATTAGTATTTCCGTAATTCTCATAATATGTGGGCATCTGGGGAACCAGGTTTGTTCGATTCCAAATCGTCCAGACGTCGTTTCTTGGCCGGCTGTTCGTGTGAATAACACCTCTCGTCGTAATCTCGCCCCTGACGAGAAATTTGCTGAATCCAGTGGACGTCAACATTCGGCGGCATCTCGCCAATATTATCATCTCCGTAACCATGTCCGCTGATTTCTGCCTCATTGCCCGAACCCTTCGCTGCCATCACTTTCTGCGGACCAGTCTCACACTTCGGCTGTATCCGGCATTTCCGGAGAGACGGGCTTATACCGAGAACCATAATCCGGCATGGCCTTGTCCATGTAACCATTTGGCTCGTACATTGCTCCGCTTTATGGTAGAAGGCTTGATTTCCAAATGTCCGTTTTGATTAGCCGTCCGGGATACCAACATCGTTGCTTCTGTTGTACTGAAGAAATCCGGAAGTTTGCGGCATTCCGTATGGCCTGAACTGTTGTTTGTGCATGTCCATGTGGGGGTGGGTCATGTTGTTGGCGTTAAGTCCCACGGGTTACATAGTGTTCATCTGTGGGTACATCATGTCACTAGGCATGCCTTCAGACCTGAAATATACAAATCAAACATCGAATAATACagtgtcatataaataaatgaataaataaataaatgtggtgGGGGTAAGTTTAATGTGTGAAGGAGACCCTAAAGCCCGGCCCAAACCCGATCTTTGGCAAGCTAGTGgcaaactttccaacatgtgacgtacagatgtgcacaccgTATTCGTGGAGGACAAATAATCTTCAGcaaacatcacattttacaaacGGCCACCGCTTACTCTCATTGCCCCATAAGCATTTAGAATGTGTGAATCTTGAAATTCCCTGTACAAGGCAGGGTTTGAACTCGCGCATCGTATGTCCCAGCTACTGGAAGACATAACACCCTGAGATAAATGACGATGTCATTTAATATAGACAGTCACCGATTCCAGAGGGTATACAGTCGCTGATTCCAGAGGATATACAGTCACTGATTCCAGAGGATATACAGTCACTGATTCCAGAGGATATACAGTCGCTGATTCCAGAGGATATACAGTCACTGATTCCAGAGGATATACAGTCACTGATTCCAGAGGATATACAATCGCTGATTCCAGAAGATATTTCTGAAGCGCAACGATGAGGAATGTGATCGTAAAACCTACCTGTCGTAGCTGTCACGAAAACCTTTAGCGAACGGGTTATGGTCGATTTTCAACTGGGTGAtctaaaataaagtaaaaatatcGTAATGAAGCAAAGCGGTTATAAGTCAAGAACAACAACAGGATGTGGATGTGTCACCCATATACAGAAACTAGCTCTGAAGCTTGGAAGCGTATTGTTGAAAAATCCTGGGattgattccacaaagccagttttgactttagttaaaatttgaaacatgattttagagcttatttccAAGCCtagtaaattaaaattttaaccacCACACAACAGTATTATATCAAGACGACTTTGTGAAAATGTCAACTTCATAAAACAGAAACTAAGCATTATGACtacgttttaaattttgacatttttgaaatgtgAAACTGACTCCAGAACTTAAatggataatacatgtaatattgccAATATTGCTAGTTACAACCGATGGAGAAGTACGAGATTACTCACGTCTGTGTTCTGATAGGCTGTCACGGCGATGAACTGGGTCTCGGGAAAGCTATGAGTCTGCAGATTTTTCTGGTCGCCTGGAGAGCTCGTGCCGACTTCGATCACGTGAATTCGAGGCTGGTATTTGTGCATCGAGTGTAAAACGATCTGAAATATTAACAATGTAAAAAGTGTaagtaaacaatttaaaatatttaagacaCAATCATAGCTATGTACAGTCTTCTTGTTTTAAAGAATTAAGCACTTTTTTCCCCAATAAAAACACATAGTCTATCATTGATTTGTGTAATTACATGATAATATAGTTGAAAGTGTTGTATTCTATAATATAATTACATTATAGATTTTTGATTTGCACGTTCTCTTTACACATCAAAAAAAACCCTTTAATTTGAATACTAAAAAacaggaataaataaaaaagaaaacaaaataaataacttacatGTCCTTGatcattgtttttgttgtttgtcaATTTTAGTTTCCCAAAAACAATGTCTTGTTTCATCCAGTGTGCTCCGGTGTTCGGAGAATCAGGGTGTAGATAAACTCTGCCAGCTACAAAGAAAGAGAAAGGAACTTGATGTTGTATTACACATACggagaaaataaaatgtctttatatattttctctactttctcccacatacaaatgtataagGAAATGAAGGTGTATTTATAGCCCTGGTGTCATGAATGGCAAAAATATAGCGGAATTTGATAAgaataattaaaataacatgtattttaatacacGGCACGTTCTTAATGACGTCATTTGATATAATTTCTGATGTCAAGACTAGGGAAATTGAGCAGAAAGCATTATCAGTCATGTCATTTGTGATTGATTGTGGACGTATGTCAATCACGAATAATTAAGGATGGGATCTTTTTTGACTTCACTCTGTAAGAATTTTGAATCGTTTATCacaaattgcaatttattcCCAAACAAGTGGCCAGCGTGGCTGCCATAGTAGAAGGTATACAAGTGGTGCCAATTGGGTGGAAAATGCGTATTCGACATCGCGATTGCCCCACCTTTGCATTTTCCCCTCTAGAGTGCATAATGTTTTTGGGTGAGGGAATTTAGCATGAGTGTTACAAACAAGGTAATTGACGCAAATCTCTGTGGGCTTTAGTAAATATTATGCCAAGGAACAATAAGATCTCAGCGGCAAGGGGTCTTGTGGGACTCTAACCCCTGCTAGGGTTCCATGTACCAGTCATCTtaatctgtacatgtagcctttGTGCGTCAAAGTGGCAGTTTagaaatttgtgaaaaactCAAGTGTGTAATTACTGTTTGATGAATAGAAAACAGCATGTGGGGTGACCGAGTCGAGAAAAGGGGATCTGGACTGGCATTTAGAGGTCAAGGGAGATACATGTGATAGAATGCGTTTTACAGAAGGCCTAAACTCGATAACAACgaaagaataacaaaatatttaattctgAAGTAAGTTATTGATTAGCATTAACATAGAattctgtaaaaagaaaaaaaaactctttaaattttttcgaaatttaaatttctcgtgcaaaaaatagataaatggAATTTAGAATTGATGTCAGAGTGCTAAGCTTAATATGTCACATTTACCAAAATCCGTACAATGATCCACGTGCGTTTATAATGACAGAACCTGCAGGTGCCCGGATACATATGGTGGATCAATCAACACATTAGCCAACAGTTTGCTTTGTCCGTGATAATATTTTCATCGCCTACTAAGCGAGAAGCTCCGGGGAGCAGACAGAAAGATAATGCTTAGAGAGGTGCTAATGAGTCTGTAAGAGACGGTAGATAACGACTGATCATCGCTAAACGAGCGAGCGCTCAGGTATCCCTGCACACCTGCCTAGCTACCTGTTGACCGACGGCTCGATTGTACGCCGACAAAGACTAATTACAGGTACTGATTGAGCAGGAAGGGTCTGCAGCAGGATAACAGCGTGGAAAACGAGACGGTGGACTGTGCATCCCCATTCCGTTATTTATGTTATATAGTAGCGAGCTGAGATGTGCACCTTGCGGTCTGCCTAAGCTATTGCATAATCGTTAGGATGTATAGGAAAATGATAGCGGGCTTTAACGGTCAGAAAGCACTGATGCTTCATTTGCCTCTCATCTTTTGATCTACCGAAATTTACAGCTGTCCCCACAAATCAGCCTTATGGCAATAATAAAACGGCAATCATTGCAAGTGTGTAATTACTTTATTACGCCCACATAAGAGTGTATTTTAAAGACTATTTGATCGATTGTTACGATTAAATAGTAACTGGGGCACACCGAAATGGGACACTAAATGTTTAGTGAAAGAGAATACGACAcattaaatacaaattaaaagATAGCTCTgatgtcagcagcagagttaaaCAATTAGTTTGACTTTTAGGTTTTAATGACTActtgcaaaaatatatatgttgtaaaaGTGCAAAATAATACCGAaactttttctttcaccatTCACCCTGATTTCAGGTATTAAATGTATCTTTAAATGATCACCTATTGCTATTCATGGAATGGCCAAAGAGAGAAAGATGGCTAAACTGTGGGTTTAAATGCCTTTTATCACATTCCCGTTTTCCAGCGGTGAATGATTTGTGTTATAAGTGTATTAGTATTTTCGTCACCCGTGAGCCCCATAAtttccatcaaataaatattttgaatgagTATATATTctaactgaaaacaaatgaaacctCTAAAACACGGATAAATCGATATATGTTCAATAATATAATTAGATCAAAGTGAAACTTTCTTCTACGGATAAATTTACCGCCTTCATTTTCGTTCAAATTCCGCGATAACaaacatcaaataagtgaacaaataataaaataaacgtGCACTCACTTCGAGGGAGTTGTTCAGCTTGTCCACATGGGACCCATTTGCCACCCTGGAATTTCCAGTGGTTAGGATCTGCCAGAACCATGTCAACAAATACATTATACTGCTTCTGGGGGTTTAGTCCACTGAGACTGAACTGCAGAGTGGGAAACATTCGCctggaaaacatgaaaaatgtagaaaatttggAAAACAGTGCAACACAATGACCAATACCAACAGGcgaaaaaatgtacatgtaaatatttaaaaaaaaaaacaacaaacattttatttacccaCGAGAACGCataatcagtaaataaattattccgCGCTtagaatttattatttacaacattgtgtttttatattttctgccGCGGAAAATCATTTCTGATTTCGCATATAGTTCTGGATTCCTAAGAGAAgtcatttttcatatttgttttatgcTATTTTCCATTTCCTGGGTTTGCCATTGTTTACGGTTGAAAAagcctgaagaaaaaaaaatgccagttTTAAAATACACAGTTATTGCTGGAAATAAATACGGTGAATATTTTCTCGTTTCTTTCCGATGTCTTTTTTATTATAGGATGTTTTCCTGGGTATTTCTTGCGTATACAAATAAGCGATAATGTACAAATGCGACAACAAgccatttgttttaatgttacttaGTGTTTATGTAAGTTTCTTGGTATTCGTATTCATTGGTATTTCTTATCTTCTTAATCTGTTTTTCACCACGTCAGTCATTATTTCcctgaaaatattttagattcaaaatataaaaaaaaattttctgaaacGCAAACATATTTCTCTCTTGAACTTACCGCCTCAGTCATAATGTTTACTTATACCATTATCAAGTACAGGTGTTAAAATATCGTTAAAACTTAAACAGTGTTAACCAATGCTTAAATACGTGTGTTGTCAAATCAAATACATCTAAATCGGATTGAATACCATTAAAACCGCCAGTTGTTTATAGTGAAAACTTAAATCAAATGTTATGGTAATTGCTCAGAAGTCCAGTACTGATCTTGTTCCCCGCAAAACTGGGGTTAAATGTATATTGTGAAACAAGACACGGAATGATAATTTCTACATATTAGAACTCATACTTAGACTTCAAAGTGGTTTAGAAACTAGACAAACCAAACATTTCTTAGGAAAATATCGACATTAAAAGTTAGCGAGAAGGTGAAATTCCACTTAAACCAAGTATATTTTAGTACATAAGTAGATTTCAAAGGCAcacagattattatttttttcacgtacTTTCAGTTCGGCTTTTGTAAGTAATAATGTTTAGTTAATATAAGTCTGGTGCAATAATTTGTTTGCAACAATGCTAGGTCGGGTAATACAACATTTAGCATTCGGAGTACCAATGTAAATCTCTTGACACACGGAACAAAAGCAAATGAATTTTGCCTTGGTTGATAAACGGCGTCCTCATGTGTATGCTTAAGAACAATGCTTcggattttaacatttaatattagATATAACCTGTGATTATAACTTCAGAATTTGTAACTCACCTTCCTTGCTTTGTAATGATCATTTCTGTCGTATGTGCGTGAAATTTAACCCAAAGTTGGCGGTTGCAAAGAAAGACGCAGGCTCCGCTATTTTGATACTGACGGCCTTCGCTGTTCCGGGCTACGGGGGCCTGGTGCTGCTGAGGAATTGCTGCTGCAGGTGGGGCTGAGTAATATCCCATCCCTTCTTCCGGGTACCCCTGGGGCTGATAATAGTGACTGGCTGCAGACGATACCGGTACAGAGTTAGTTGACTTGTATTCGATCTTTACTGCCGCTGGGCCGTATTCAAGAGTCGTATAAGATGGCGGTGAGGAATGCCTCTCCAAGACGGGAGCGGCGCTATTGACCTGGGGTGGAGACGGATAACTGTACTGTGGGTAACCGTTCTGATGCTGGGGAGGTGGGGCAGAGTAAGTGGAATCCTGGGGTATCCCGTAGGAGTCGATGGTTGACGACGGACTAACTTCGCTTCCGTCATCTTCGTTGGAATCGTCCAAGGTAGACGCTTCTGGTCTGGCACGCAACCCGTCGGTGTACATGGCGTTTGCGGAACCATTGTCTTCCGTTGCGGAATATCCACAGTAATAAGGCTTGAGACTGCTCAAAGATGTATAGGTTTTGTTGGTGTCCCACGTGTTGCTCTCTTGCCTGGGAGGCGAAGAATGACCGACAGTGTCATAGCATACCGCAGTTTCTTGAGGCCGGGCTGTGTACGTCTGTAAGTGTTGAGACTCAGTTGCGACGTTGTCGTCAACTTTACCACAGTTTCCGATCTCCGTTGAAGACATTGTATTATAAATATAAGTGTAATCAATTACAGAATGTCCGGTTAAGTATGTTAACACTTTGAATCTGTGTACTTCTCACCTCGATGCGTTCAGCGTAGTGTAAGGTAGAAATCGCACTTTTGCACACCTCCTGTGATTATCACTTGATCGACTTGTCAGTGGCGGTTAGGGCTTCCCTTGTTACCAAATATCTAGCACTCAGTTCACGTTCTGTATCAAAAAGCACCAAGCGTTTAGCACTTTTGGCTTCTAATGCAAAAGCTGTTTTTCATGAGCCACGAAGTTTCTTTGCTGATTAATGTGGCTGTACAGTGGAGGACAGGCCAAGTCGATGTTTTTCAGACAGGTCCACATGCCTACTTATAAGGCTCGATCAACAAGTGGTCATTGTTGCGCCGAAACCGTGGGTAGCAGAAAGCTGAATTCTGATTGGTCCGTGCAAAAGCAGTGACACACGGGGCGATCAGTTGCGCGTGCGGTATTGTTTCCGGTAAAGCTCTGGCAATCAGGTTGACTGACCATCAGCGAGCTCGTGCTGAGAACACAGAgtgaccactggctgaccaaATGACCATCCTAGAGTCGCTATAAACCCGGGGACAAGCAGCAGGGGTGCTTTTGTCTTTCAGTGGAACCCTGGCAAAGCCATATATTGTCCACGAAATGTCTGGATATTAACCTCTTCCCGCTGTCCTATTTGCACCCCCTTCCCCGTCACCCCCTGCTAGACAACAGCCCTTGTCCAAGCCGCATGATCATAATAAATTATTTCGAATGAGGGCAAAAAAGAATCTATTCACATCAAGATTATATACAACATAGAAGACACTGTCTTGGATTCGGGTCTTCTTCCAACGAACTTTACGGCATTATGAATTGCCTTAACAAAGGGTACCATACAGTACAAGGTTTATAGGGCTTTTATTTTACCAGATTACATGTGTGTGATTATAGTGCCGCTGGGTTCTAAAATTGTCTGTGTGgttttaataaattgcaattctGTACTGACAAAATTGAAGAAGAATTAATGTACGTAATTATGTAAGTAACAAGCCTATATGGTACAATGTAAACTAACGCTATTGCACTTTTTTTCCGTTTCGTGCATACCAAATACACTGCACAGAGTGTAATATATGCGTATATTTGttaataaattgaaaaatgtAGAAAGATTACCAAATTTGGCCATAAGGatgtttttatgaaaatgtCCTAACGGGAGACATCGTTTGGGTAGAAAAATGCCCGTAACAATAGACAGCATATACGTCAATATATATGGTATACTGTATATGTCAGTGTGGTTAAATCTTTATAGCAGACGACCAACTAAAGTACAAAATGTTTAACGAAACTGACTTAATTAGTACCTGCAAGTGTCTCACTGCTTTTGGCAATTTGAGGTTGGACTGTGTGTTTTCATATCAGCAACACGCAGCAAATTCCACAAACATGTGCTCTGAAAACTGAAGTGTCATATATAACTGTAATATAACGTTAGGATAACACTTTCTgcagtgtttaaaaaaatgtaacacttCACACTATGCTTTGAAAACGTTATAAACTGAAATTATCTAGTGCcaaatttttaaatactttaagTGTTGTGTTCCTCATTctgaatgttaaaaatgttgtaATCAAACAATATGACACATTCAATATTCAGCTTAACGATGTTGCCACtaacatttttacaaaattgAACCGTGTATGATTTGTAGGCTCAGAAAAATGTGGAACATTCGAGTTTTTAAGAGAGTGCGGGAAAACTGGAACGTTGAAAAAACCTAATCAAAAGCAAAATTATGTCAGTCTTCGTGGATCTGTGACTGAATCTACCAATTAGACGCTCTGATTGTTGCTCTACGACACAGAGCAGGTGCTCGTATTCCGTAGTCGGTGCTTCCACGTTACACGCGACTCTAGTGTACAGCCAGACAGTGTGTAATTCCTGAGCAACCCCAGGTTTGCTGAATTCTGTTACTTTAGCACTTTAGCTTGAGCGCAGGTGACTTTATAAGTACAACAGATACGTTATTTTAACGGCGATATATTGGCATACATAGTTCCTGATTCACTGCTCTATGCACGTATAAATCTActtatacattacatgtacagttcgaAGTTTCAAAAAATTTCCAACGGTTTTTACAGTAAAGCTTCatcgacatttttttttgtattatataccATATCCGTcaaaaattttttgaaatatatcaatatatat from Liolophura sinensis isolate JHLJ2023 chromosome 3, CUHK_Ljap_v2, whole genome shotgun sequence carries:
- the LOC135463385 gene encoding T-box brain protein 1-like, producing the protein MSSTEIGNCGKVDDNVATESQHLQTYTARPQETAVCYDTVGHSSPPRQESNTWDTNKTYTSLSSLKPYYCGYSATEDNGSANAMYTDGLRARPEASTLDDSNEDDGSEVSPSSTIDSYGIPQDSTYSAPPPQHQNGYPQYSYPSPPQVNSAAPVLERHSSPPSYTTLEYGPAAVKIEYKSTNSVPVSSAASHYYQPQGYPEEGMGYYSAPPAAAIPQQHQAPVARNSEGRQYQNSGACVFLCNRQLWVKFHAHTTEMIITKQGRRMFPTLQFSLSGLNPQKQYNVFVDMVLADPNHWKFQGGKWVPCGQAEQLPRTGRVYLHPDSPNTGAHWMKQDIVFGKLKLTNNKNNDQGHIVLHSMHKYQPRIHVIEVGTSSPGDQKNLQTHSFPETQFIAVTAYQNTDITQLKIDHNPFAKGFRDSYDRSEGMPSDMMYPQMNTM